One Globicephala melas chromosome 17, mGloMel1.2, whole genome shotgun sequence DNA window includes the following coding sequences:
- the COMMD5 gene encoding COMM domain-containing protein 5 isoform X2, protein MLQKHHRPVLAGFALNLEGALHAPWQSCDFSPEGSCCWDLLPGLPVKEQEAAMSAMGPAAPHLHRPGDSHSGCMSFLGAQLPPEVAAMPQLLRDLERGTFRKLLKLVVSSLQGEDCREGVRRLGAGADLPEERLGALIAGTHTLLQQALRLPPASLKPDAFKNQLQELCIPQDLVVDLASVVFGSQRPLLDSAARQQGAWLPHVADFRWRVDVAISTSALARSLQPSVLMQLKLSDGSALRFEVPTAKFQELRFGVATVLKEMADLEKRCERKLQD, encoded by the exons ATGCTGCAGAAGCATCACAGACCTGTGCTGGCTGGCTTCGCTTTAAACTTAGAAGGAGCACTTCACGCTCCTTGGCAATCTTGTGATTTTTCTCCAGAGG GCAGTTGCTGCTGGGACCTCCTACCTGGGCTGCCGGTCAAAGAGCAGGAAGCAGCGATGTCTGCCATGGGTCCTGCAGCTCCACACCTGCATCGCCCTGGTGACAGTCACAGTGGCTGCATGAGTTTCCTGGGCGCCCAGCTGCCTCCAGAGGTGGCAGCAATGCCCCAGCTCCTGAGGGACCTGGAGAGGGGCACATTCAGAAAGTTGCTGAAGCTGGTGGTCAGCAGCCTGCAGGGGGAAGACTGCCGTGAGGGTGTGCGGCGCCTCGGGGCTGGTGCAGACCTGCCTGAGGAGCGTCTGGGTGCCCTGATCGCCGGCACACACACCCTGCTCCAGCAGGCCCTCCGGCTGCCCCCGGCCAGCCTGAAGCCCGATGCCTTCAAGAACCAGCTCCAGGAGCTCTGCATCCCCCAAGACCTGGTCGTGGACTTGGCCAGTGTGGTGTTTGGGAGCCAGCGGCCTCTCCTTGACTCTGCGGCCAGGCAGCAGGGGGCCTGGCTGCCCCATGTTGCCGACTTTCGGTGGAGGGTGGACGTGGCCATCTCCACCAGCGCCCTGGCCCGCTCCCTGCAGCCAAGCGTCCTGATGCAGCTGAAGCTCTCGGATGGGTCGGCCCTCCGCTTCGAGGTCCCCACGGCCAAGTTCCAGGAGTTGCGGTTCGGTGTGGCCACAGTCCTGAAGGAGATGGCCGACCTGGAGAAGAGGTGCGAGCGCAAACTGCAGGACTGA
- the COMMD5 gene encoding COMM domain-containing protein 5 isoform X1: MLAVISGSHHQHLGGGDHISPHSLAQRTWESLGFSSAPLPGSCCWDLLPGLPVKEQEAAMSAMGPAAPHLHRPGDSHSGCMSFLGAQLPPEVAAMPQLLRDLERGTFRKLLKLVVSSLQGEDCREGVRRLGAGADLPEERLGALIAGTHTLLQQALRLPPASLKPDAFKNQLQELCIPQDLVVDLASVVFGSQRPLLDSAARQQGAWLPHVADFRWRVDVAISTSALARSLQPSVLMQLKLSDGSALRFEVPTAKFQELRFGVATVLKEMADLEKRCERKLQD, translated from the coding sequence ATGCTGGCTGTCATCAGTGGTTCACACCATCAGCATCTGGGAGGTGGAGACCATATCAGTCCTCATTCACTGGCCCAAAGGACATGGGAGTCACTGGGCTTCTCTTCCGCCCCCCTTCCAGGCAGTTGCTGCTGGGACCTCCTACCTGGGCTGCCGGTCAAAGAGCAGGAAGCAGCGATGTCTGCCATGGGTCCTGCAGCTCCACACCTGCATCGCCCTGGTGACAGTCACAGTGGCTGCATGAGTTTCCTGGGCGCCCAGCTGCCTCCAGAGGTGGCAGCAATGCCCCAGCTCCTGAGGGACCTGGAGAGGGGCACATTCAGAAAGTTGCTGAAGCTGGTGGTCAGCAGCCTGCAGGGGGAAGACTGCCGTGAGGGTGTGCGGCGCCTCGGGGCTGGTGCAGACCTGCCTGAGGAGCGTCTGGGTGCCCTGATCGCCGGCACACACACCCTGCTCCAGCAGGCCCTCCGGCTGCCCCCGGCCAGCCTGAAGCCCGATGCCTTCAAGAACCAGCTCCAGGAGCTCTGCATCCCCCAAGACCTGGTCGTGGACTTGGCCAGTGTGGTGTTTGGGAGCCAGCGGCCTCTCCTTGACTCTGCGGCCAGGCAGCAGGGGGCCTGGCTGCCCCATGTTGCCGACTTTCGGTGGAGGGTGGACGTGGCCATCTCCACCAGCGCCCTGGCCCGCTCCCTGCAGCCAAGCGTCCTGATGCAGCTGAAGCTCTCGGATGGGTCGGCCCTCCGCTTCGAGGTCCCCACGGCCAAGTTCCAGGAGTTGCGGTTCGGTGTGGCCACAGTCCTGAAGGAGATGGCCGACCTGGAGAAGAGGTGCGAGCGCAAACTGCAGGACTGA
- the COMMD5 gene encoding COMM domain-containing protein 5 isoform X3: MSAMGPAAPHLHRPGDSHSGCMSFLGAQLPPEVAAMPQLLRDLERGTFRKLLKLVVSSLQGEDCREGVRRLGAGADLPEERLGALIAGTHTLLQQALRLPPASLKPDAFKNQLQELCIPQDLVVDLASVVFGSQRPLLDSAARQQGAWLPHVADFRWRVDVAISTSALARSLQPSVLMQLKLSDGSALRFEVPTAKFQELRFGVATVLKEMADLEKRCERKLQD; encoded by the coding sequence ATGTCTGCCATGGGTCCTGCAGCTCCACACCTGCATCGCCCTGGTGACAGTCACAGTGGCTGCATGAGTTTCCTGGGCGCCCAGCTGCCTCCAGAGGTGGCAGCAATGCCCCAGCTCCTGAGGGACCTGGAGAGGGGCACATTCAGAAAGTTGCTGAAGCTGGTGGTCAGCAGCCTGCAGGGGGAAGACTGCCGTGAGGGTGTGCGGCGCCTCGGGGCTGGTGCAGACCTGCCTGAGGAGCGTCTGGGTGCCCTGATCGCCGGCACACACACCCTGCTCCAGCAGGCCCTCCGGCTGCCCCCGGCCAGCCTGAAGCCCGATGCCTTCAAGAACCAGCTCCAGGAGCTCTGCATCCCCCAAGACCTGGTCGTGGACTTGGCCAGTGTGGTGTTTGGGAGCCAGCGGCCTCTCCTTGACTCTGCGGCCAGGCAGCAGGGGGCCTGGCTGCCCCATGTTGCCGACTTTCGGTGGAGGGTGGACGTGGCCATCTCCACCAGCGCCCTGGCCCGCTCCCTGCAGCCAAGCGTCCTGATGCAGCTGAAGCTCTCGGATGGGTCGGCCCTCCGCTTCGAGGTCCCCACGGCCAAGTTCCAGGAGTTGCGGTTCGGTGTGGCCACAGTCCTGAAGGAGATGGCCGACCTGGAGAAGAGGTGCGAGCGCAAACTGCAGGACTGA